One region of Mycolicibacterium rhodesiae NBB3 genomic DNA includes:
- the hrpA gene encoding ATP-dependent RNA helicase HrpA, whose product MSEPSVAQLRGRLDGLTIRDAARLARRVKNLRGAGPDKLRQVAEQIAAAEGLVATRLAAVPTITYPDLPVNERRDEIAKAITDHQVVIVAGETGSGKTTQLPKICLELGRGIRGTIGHTQPRRLAARTVGQRIADELGTPLGEAVGYTVRFTDRASDRTLVKLMTDGILLAEIQRDRRLLRYDTLILDEAHERSLNIDFLLGYLRELLPRRPDLKVIVTSATIEPERFAAHFSGAPIVEVSGRTYPVEIRYRPLEVPVVADDSEAGGRRRGGSEDPDDPDHEVVRTELRDPTDAIVDAVQELEAEPPGDVLVFLSGEREIRDTAEALRHLKNTEVLPLYARLPTAEQQRVFQPSRSGRRIVLATNVAETSLTVPGIRYVVDPGTARISRYSRRTKVQRLPIEPISQASAAQRAGRSGRTAPGVCIRLYSEDDFESRPRYTDPEILRTNLAAVILQMAALNLGDIETFPFLDPPERRSIRDGVVLLQELGAFDANGAITDIGRRLAQLPVDPRLGRMILQADEEGCVREILVLAAALSIPDPRERPTDHEEAARQKHARFADEHSDFVSYLNLWRYLGEQRKERSGNAFRRMCREEFLHYLRIREWQDLTGQLRSIARDLGIRESVDPEPADPARVHAALLAGLLSHIGVREGESREFQGARNVKFVLAPGSVLTKRPPRWIVVADLVETSRLYGRIAARIQPEAIERVAGDLVQRTYSEPHWDAQRGAVMAYERVTLFGLPLVPRRRVGYANVEPVLARELFIRHALVEGDWQTRHHFFRDNVRLREELEELEEKARRRDLLVGDDQVFAFYDARVPADAVSAKHFDAWWKKQRHKTPELLTLTRDDLLRKDDPTSDQPDTWHADELALPLTYRFEPGAEDDGVTVHVPVEVLARLGGGEFSWQVPALREELVTALIKSLPKDLRRNFVPAPDTARAVLASIAPDGEPILQAVQRELHRLSRVLVPIDAFDLDKLPPHLRVTFAVESEGQEVARGKDLEALQEQLAAPIRRAVAEAVAGELERKGMRAWPDDLDELPRTVQSSSGGHLVRGYPALVDAGTGVDVRVFPTAAEQAAAMGPGTRRLLRLAVPSPVKSLERALDPRARLVLGANPDGSLGALLDDCADAATDILATAPVWTRAEFSALRDRVGRQIVPTAQAILDRVQKVLAAAHEVELALPAEPLPAQADAIADIRDQLDRLMPEGFVTLTGAGRLTDLARYLTAITRRLDRLPHSVAADRERMQRVHAVQDALDDLVGALPPVRAAADDIRDIERQIEELRVSLWAQQLGTARPVSEQRIYRMIDAVKP is encoded by the coding sequence ATGTCCGAGCCATCCGTCGCGCAGCTTCGCGGGCGCCTCGACGGTCTGACGATCCGCGACGCGGCGCGCCTGGCCCGACGCGTCAAGAACCTTCGCGGTGCCGGACCCGACAAGCTCCGGCAGGTCGCCGAGCAGATCGCCGCGGCCGAGGGCCTCGTCGCCACCCGGTTGGCCGCCGTGCCGACGATCACCTACCCCGATCTGCCCGTCAACGAGCGCCGCGACGAGATTGCCAAGGCCATCACCGACCACCAGGTAGTCATCGTGGCGGGTGAGACGGGTTCGGGTAAGACGACGCAGCTGCCCAAGATCTGCCTCGAGCTGGGCCGCGGTATCCGCGGCACGATCGGCCACACCCAGCCGCGCCGTCTCGCCGCCCGCACCGTGGGCCAGCGCATCGCCGACGAGTTGGGCACCCCGCTCGGTGAGGCCGTCGGCTACACCGTGCGGTTCACCGACCGGGCCAGTGACCGCACCCTGGTGAAGCTGATGACCGACGGGATCCTGCTCGCCGAGATCCAGCGCGACCGCCGCCTGCTGCGTTACGACACCCTGATCCTCGACGAGGCCCACGAACGCAGCCTCAACATCGACTTCCTGCTCGGGTATCTGCGTGAGCTGTTGCCTCGACGGCCCGACCTCAAAGTGATCGTCACCTCCGCGACGATCGAGCCCGAACGCTTCGCGGCGCACTTCTCGGGAGCGCCGATTGTCGAGGTGTCGGGGCGGACGTATCCGGTGGAGATCCGGTACCGGCCGCTGGAAGTGCCTGTGGTGGCCGATGATTCCGAAGCCGGAGGTCGCCGCCGGGGCGGCTCCGAAGACCCCGACGACCCCGACCACGAAGTGGTGCGCACCGAACTGCGCGATCCGACCGATGCCATCGTCGACGCGGTGCAGGAGCTGGAGGCCGAACCGCCCGGTGACGTCCTGGTCTTCCTGTCCGGGGAAAGGGAGATCCGCGACACCGCAGAGGCGTTACGGCACCTGAAGAACACTGAGGTGCTGCCGCTGTATGCGCGTCTGCCGACCGCAGAACAACAACGGGTGTTCCAGCCGAGTCGCAGCGGGCGGCGAATCGTGTTGGCCACCAACGTCGCCGAGACCTCGCTGACGGTGCCTGGCATCCGCTACGTCGTCGATCCCGGCACCGCCCGCATCTCCCGCTACAGCCGTAGGACCAAGGTGCAGCGGTTGCCGATCGAGCCGATCTCGCAGGCATCGGCCGCCCAGCGCGCGGGCCGCTCGGGCCGCACCGCACCCGGCGTGTGCATCCGGCTGTACTCCGAAGACGACTTCGAATCGCGTCCCCGCTACACGGATCCGGAGATCCTGCGGACCAACCTGGCCGCGGTCATTCTGCAGATGGCGGCTTTGAATCTCGGTGACATCGAGACGTTTCCGTTCCTCGATCCGCCCGAGCGCCGCAGCATCCGCGACGGCGTCGTGCTGCTGCAGGAGCTCGGCGCCTTCGACGCAAATGGTGCCATCACCGACATCGGACGTCGGCTGGCACAGCTGCCCGTCGACCCGCGCCTCGGTCGGATGATCCTGCAGGCCGACGAAGAGGGATGCGTGCGCGAGATCCTCGTGCTGGCCGCCGCGCTGTCGATCCCCGATCCCCGGGAACGGCCGACCGACCATGAAGAGGCCGCCCGGCAGAAGCATGCCCGGTTCGCCGACGAGCATTCGGACTTCGTGTCCTACCTGAACCTGTGGCGCTACCTGGGCGAACAACGAAAAGAACGGTCAGGCAACGCCTTTCGACGGATGTGCCGCGAGGAGTTCCTGCACTATCTGCGTATTCGCGAATGGCAGGACCTCACGGGGCAGCTGCGCAGCATCGCCCGCGACCTCGGCATCAGAGAGTCCGTCGACCCCGAACCCGCCGATCCCGCGCGCGTACACGCGGCGCTGCTGGCCGGTCTGCTGTCGCACATCGGTGTACGCGAGGGCGAGTCCCGCGAGTTTCAGGGTGCCCGCAACGTGAAATTCGTCCTCGCCCCCGGGTCGGTGCTCACCAAGCGTCCGCCCCGCTGGATCGTCGTCGCCGACCTCGTCGAGACGAGCAGGCTCTACGGTCGCATCGCCGCGCGCATCCAGCCCGAGGCCATCGAAAGAGTCGCGGGCGACCTCGTGCAGCGCACCTACAGCGAGCCGCACTGGGACGCGCAGCGCGGCGCGGTGATGGCCTATGAGCGCGTCACACTCTTCGGTCTGCCGCTGGTACCGCGCCGCCGGGTCGGCTACGCGAATGTCGAACCGGTTCTCGCTCGCGAACTGTTCATCCGGCACGCACTCGTCGAAGGGGACTGGCAGACCCGCCATCACTTCTTCCGCGACAATGTCCGGCTGCGTGAGGAATTGGAAGAACTCGAGGAGAAGGCGCGACGGCGCGATCTCTTGGTCGGCGACGACCAGGTGTTTGCGTTCTACGACGCCCGTGTGCCCGCGGATGCCGTGTCGGCGAAGCACTTCGACGCGTGGTGGAAGAAGCAACGCCACAAAACCCCCGAGCTGCTGACGCTGACCCGCGACGATCTGCTGCGCAAGGACGACCCGACGTCCGATCAGCCGGACACCTGGCACGCCGACGAACTGGCGCTGCCACTGACGTACCGATTCGAGCCGGGTGCCGAGGACGACGGTGTGACGGTGCACGTCCCCGTCGAGGTGCTGGCCCGACTCGGCGGCGGCGAATTCTCCTGGCAGGTACCCGCGCTGCGGGAGGAGCTCGTCACCGCGCTGATCAAATCGCTGCCAAAGGATCTGCGCCGCAACTTCGTTCCGGCGCCGGACACTGCACGCGCCGTGCTCGCGTCGATCGCACCGGACGGCGAACCGATACTGCAGGCCGTTCAGCGGGAATTGCACCGGCTGAGCCGCGTGCTCGTCCCGATCGACGCGTTCGACCTCGACAAGCTGCCACCGCACCTGCGGGTCACGTTCGCAGTGGAGTCCGAGGGTCAGGAGGTGGCGCGCGGCAAAGATCTCGAGGCACTGCAGGAGCAACTCGCCGCGCCGATCCGTCGGGCCGTCGCCGAGGCCGTCGCGGGCGAACTGGAACGCAAAGGCATGCGCGCCTGGCCGGACGACCTCGACGAGCTGCCCCGCACCGTCCAGAGTTCCAGCGGTGGCCACCTGGTGCGCGGCTATCCGGCGCTGGTCGATGCGGGCACGGGCGTCGACGTCCGCGTGTTTCCGACAGCGGCCGAGCAGGCGGCCGCGATGGGGCCGGGAACCCGCAGGCTATTGCGCCTAGCAGTGCCGTCGCCGGTGAAAAGCCTTGAGCGAGCGCTGGATCCCCGTGCCCGGCTGGTGTTGGGCGCCAATCCGGACGGGTCGCTCGGTGCCTTGCTCGACGACTGCGCCGATGCCGCGACGGACATCCTCGCCACGGCGCCGGTGTGGACCCGCGCCGAGTTCAGCGCACTGCGGGATCGCGTCGGAAGACAAATCGTGCCCACCGCCCAGGCGATCCTCGACCGGGTCCAGAAGGTGCTCGCCGCCGCCCACGAGGTCGAGCTGGCGCTACCTGCCGAACCGTTACCCGCACAGGCCGACGCGATCGCCGACATCCGCGATCAGCTCGACAGGTTGATGCCCGAGGGCTTCGTCACCCTCACCGGCGCCGGCCGCCTCACCGACCTCGCGCGCTACCTGACGGCGATCACCAGGCGGTTGGACCGGCTCCCGCATTCCGTGGCAGCCGATCGCGAGCGGATGCAGCGGGTCCACGCCGTGCAGGACGCGCTCGACGATCTCGTCGGTGCCCTGCCACCCGTCCGTGCGGCCGCCGACGACATCCGCGACATCGAGCGCCAAATCGAGGAGCTGCGGGTCAGTCTGTGGGCGCAACAGCTCGGCACAGCCCGGCCGGTCAGCGAGCAGCGGATCTACCGCATGATCGACGCGGTCAAGCCCTGA
- a CDS encoding protein adenylyltransferase SelO → MALDDLFARELPELAIRWQAEAAPEPRLLVLNEPLASQLGIDPGWLRCGEGLRFLTGNLVPDGAVPVAQGYAGHQFGGYVPRLGDGRALLLGEIATADGSLRDLHLKGSGATPFARGGDGFAAVGPMLREYIVSEAMHALGIPTTRSLAVVATGRSVQRDTPLPGAVLARIASSHLRVGTFQYVAAAGDGGGPQLARGVLRRLADHAIARHYPDAAGAQNRYLALFDAVGSAQAALVAQWMLVGFVHGVMNTDNMTISGETIDYGPCAFMEAYDPETVFSSIDSWGRYAYGNQPSIAGWNLARFAETLLPLIDGDQDRAVEIAQQSLTGFGAQLQSALATGMRAKLGLAGDVAEEVATPLMNDGLALLAESHVDFTSFFRNLGRAARGDAEPARGMFMNLAGFDEWLARWQALNPDPATMDRVNPIYIPRNHLVEEALEAATGGDLEPLTQLLDAVSSPYDERPGLRRYAEPAPEDFGKYRTFCGT, encoded by the coding sequence ATGGCACTGGACGACCTGTTCGCGCGGGAGCTGCCCGAGCTGGCCATCCGCTGGCAGGCCGAAGCCGCCCCCGAACCGCGTCTGCTCGTCCTCAACGAGCCCCTGGCCTCCCAACTCGGCATCGACCCCGGCTGGTTGCGATGCGGCGAGGGACTGCGATTTCTCACCGGCAACCTGGTCCCCGACGGCGCGGTCCCGGTGGCGCAGGGTTACGCCGGACACCAGTTCGGCGGCTATGTTCCGCGACTCGGCGACGGCAGGGCGCTGTTGCTGGGGGAAATCGCGACAGCCGACGGGAGTCTCCGTGACCTCCATCTCAAGGGTTCGGGCGCGACGCCGTTCGCGCGGGGCGGCGACGGTTTCGCGGCGGTCGGTCCGATGCTTCGCGAGTACATCGTCAGCGAGGCCATGCACGCCCTCGGGATACCGACGACCCGGTCGCTGGCCGTGGTCGCCACGGGTCGGTCAGTCCAGCGCGATACGCCCCTGCCGGGCGCTGTGCTCGCCCGCATCGCGAGCAGCCACCTGCGCGTCGGCACCTTCCAGTACGTCGCTGCCGCCGGTGACGGAGGGGGCCCACAGCTTGCTAGGGGAGTGCTGCGCAGGCTGGCCGATCACGCCATCGCCCGGCACTACCCGGATGCGGCAGGAGCACAGAACCGCTACCTCGCGCTGTTCGACGCTGTCGGCTCCGCCCAGGCTGCGCTGGTCGCACAGTGGATGCTCGTCGGGTTCGTGCATGGCGTGATGAACACCGACAACATGACGATCTCCGGCGAGACCATCGACTACGGGCCGTGCGCCTTCATGGAGGCCTACGACCCGGAGACGGTGTTCAGCTCGATCGACTCATGGGGCCGCTACGCCTACGGCAATCAGCCCTCGATCGCGGGATGGAATCTGGCCCGCTTCGCCGAAACGCTGCTGCCGCTGATCGACGGCGATCAGGACCGCGCGGTTGAAATCGCGCAGCAGAGCCTCACCGGGTTCGGCGCGCAGCTGCAATCGGCGCTGGCGACGGGAATGCGCGCCAAGCTCGGTCTGGCCGGCGACGTTGCGGAGGAGGTAGCGACACCGTTGATGAACGACGGGCTCGCGCTGCTCGCGGAAAGCCACGTCGACTTCACGTCTTTCTTCCGCAACCTCGGCCGAGCGGCGCGCGGCGACGCCGAGCCGGCTCGCGGGATGTTTATGAACCTCGCAGGGTTCGACGAGTGGCTCGCGCGGTGGCAGGCACTGAACCCGGACCCTGCGACCATGGATCGCGTCAATCCGATCTACATCCCGCGAAACCATCTCGTCGAGGAGGCGCTCGAGGCGGCGACCGGTGGCGACCTGGAGCCGTTGACTCAGCTGCTGGATGCGGTGAGCTCTCCCTACGACGAACGGCCTGGCCTTCGGCGGTACGCCGAGCCGGCTCCTGAGGACTTCGGCAAGTACCGGACCTTCTGCGGAACGTGA
- a CDS encoding heme-binding protein, protein MKFSEIQTRVVGACAAGSLLGGLALATIVAPSAMAAPAGCSADELSGTVSSATGSARAYLASHPGANAAVTTAFSQPRDQAAATLRGYFTSNPGEYYDLKGILAPIGDKQSQCGVTVLSPDLASAYSQFMAG, encoded by the coding sequence ATGAAATTCTCTGAAATCCAGACCCGTGTTGTCGGCGCCTGCGCGGCAGGCTCGCTGCTCGGCGGTCTGGCGCTTGCGACCATCGTCGCTCCGTCGGCCATGGCTGCTCCCGCAGGGTGCAGCGCCGATGAGCTGTCGGGCACCGTCAGCTCGGCGACCGGTTCGGCCCGCGCGTACCTCGCGAGCCACCCCGGCGCCAACGCCGCAGTGACGACCGCCTTCAGCCAGCCTCGCGACCAGGCTGCTGCCACCTTGCGCGGGTACTTCACCTCCAACCCGGGTGAGTACTACGACCTCAAGGGCATCCTGGCGCCGATCGGCGACAAGCAGAGCCAGTGCGGCGTCACGGTGCTCTCGCCGGACCTCGCATCGGCGTACAGCCAGTTCATGGCCGGCTGA
- a CDS encoding FAD-dependent oxidoreductase, translating into MTGDYGDRMRRVVIAGLGDSGVLTAIKLAKHAEVVGISSKPGLVSGQELGWRLSRPNEWARHNWISFDKFRGLDRVRTVQGTLTGVDLAARKVFVNRPDGIAAVEPYDALVISTGVTNGFWRRPGVESADEIAAGLRAAHDRLAAADSVIVIGGGAAAVSSAYNVARTWPGKRVDLYFPGQRALEHHHDRAWERVRSRLVESGVQLHPGHRVVIPDGFECDDITSGPVEFSTGQPPASAGAVLWAVGRVVPNTDWLPAELLDENGFVRVTPELRVPDHRGVFAVGDVAATDPLRTSARNRADGLLARNILAEFNDQPLRSFRPASRRWGSILGIQPEGLEVFAPNGKPFRFPAWSFERILMSLIVRRGFYRGIRENEPLV; encoded by the coding sequence ATGACAGGGGACTATGGTGACCGGATGCGACGCGTGGTCATCGCCGGGCTCGGCGACAGCGGTGTGCTCACTGCGATCAAACTGGCCAAGCACGCCGAGGTCGTCGGTATCTCGTCGAAGCCGGGGCTCGTCAGCGGACAGGAGTTGGGTTGGCGACTGTCGCGGCCCAACGAGTGGGCCCGGCACAACTGGATCTCCTTCGACAAGTTCCGCGGACTCGACCGGGTGCGCACCGTCCAGGGAACGCTGACCGGTGTCGACCTGGCCGCCCGCAAGGTTTTTGTGAACCGTCCGGACGGCATCGCGGCCGTCGAACCCTATGACGCGCTGGTGATCTCAACGGGTGTGACGAACGGGTTCTGGCGCAGGCCCGGCGTGGAGTCCGCCGACGAGATCGCCGCCGGGCTGCGCGCCGCGCACGACCGCCTGGCCGCCGCCGACTCGGTGATCGTCATCGGCGGCGGTGCGGCGGCGGTGAGCAGTGCGTACAACGTGGCGAGAACATGGCCGGGGAAGCGGGTGGATCTGTACTTCCCTGGGCAGCGCGCACTGGAGCATCATCACGACCGGGCGTGGGAGCGGGTACGCAGCCGTCTGGTGGAGTCCGGCGTGCAGCTGCATCCCGGTCACCGCGTGGTGATCCCCGACGGCTTCGAATGCGATGACATCACCAGCGGGCCGGTCGAATTCAGCACCGGACAGCCGCCCGCGTCTGCAGGCGCCGTGCTGTGGGCGGTCGGTCGCGTCGTTCCGAACACGGACTGGCTGCCCGCCGAGCTGCTGGACGAGAACGGATTCGTTCGCGTCACACCGGAGCTGAGAGTGCCCGATCATCGCGGCGTGTTCGCGGTCGGCGACGTCGCCGCCACCGATCCGCTGCGCACGTCGGCGCGCAACCGCGCCGACGGTCTGCTCGCGCGAAACATCCTGGCCGAGTTCAACGATCAACCGCTGCGTTCGTTCCGTCCTGCCAGCAGGCGATGGGGTTCGATCCTCGGTATTCAGCCCGAAGGGTTGGAGGTCTTCGCGCCGAACGGAAAGCCGTTCAGATTCCCCGCGTGGTCGTTCGAACGCATCCTGATGTCGCTGATCGTGCGGCGCGGCTTCTACCGCGGTATCCGAGAAAACGAACCGCTGGTCTGA
- a CDS encoding glutaminyl-peptide cyclotransferase gives MRVIWAVALIALVVGCGGGAQPAAESTTSVSKGPVPTVKPVVLSEIPHDTSAWIEGLEFDGPVLYEGTGEAGKSQLRELDPKTGAVIRFAPLPNNYYGEGITVVGDKIWELTWKDGVAIEWDIATLTPLREVPVQGEGWGLCNDGERLVRTDGTDRLRFHDSVSFAETGSIVVTLNGLAIDRLNELDCVDGKVWANVWMSDKIVRIDPGTGVVDLVVDASDVSRAAGADRQKVLNGTAHIDGDEFLITGKYWPKMYRVRIDAPSS, from the coding sequence ATGAGGGTCATCTGGGCAGTCGCGCTGATCGCGCTCGTCGTGGGCTGCGGCGGCGGCGCCCAACCGGCGGCCGAGTCCACGACGAGTGTCTCGAAGGGGCCCGTCCCGACGGTGAAGCCCGTGGTGCTGTCCGAGATTCCCCACGACACCTCCGCCTGGATCGAGGGCCTGGAGTTCGATGGCCCCGTCCTCTATGAGGGCACCGGCGAGGCAGGCAAGTCGCAGCTGCGTGAACTCGATCCGAAGACCGGCGCCGTGATCCGGTTCGCGCCCTTGCCCAACAACTACTACGGCGAGGGCATCACCGTCGTCGGCGACAAGATCTGGGAACTCACCTGGAAGGACGGCGTGGCGATCGAGTGGGACATCGCCACGTTGACGCCGCTGCGGGAGGTGCCGGTTCAGGGCGAGGGCTGGGGACTGTGCAATGACGGGGAGCGGCTGGTGCGCACCGACGGCACTGACCGGCTGAGGTTCCACGACTCGGTGAGCTTCGCGGAGACGGGTTCGATCGTCGTCACGCTGAACGGATTGGCCATCGATCGGCTCAACGAGCTGGATTGCGTCGACGGGAAAGTCTGGGCCAACGTCTGGATGTCGGACAAGATCGTGCGAATCGACCCGGGGACCGGTGTCGTCGACCTCGTCGTGGATGCCAGCGACGTGTCGCGCGCCGCCGGCGCCGACCGCCAGAAGGTGCTGAACGGCACCGCGCACATCGACGGCGACGAATTCCTGATCACCGGCAAGTACTGGCCGAAGATGTACCGGGTGCGCATCGACGCACCGTCGAGCTGA
- the lipE gene encoding lipase LipE — protein MADDDGRIRVPADLDAVTAIGDEDHSDVDAASIERIWQAARYWYAAGMHPAIQLCLRHKGKVVLNRAIGHGWGNAPTDPPDAEKVLVTTDTPFCAYSAAKAITTTVVHMLVERGQFSLDDRVCDYLPTYTSHGKDRTTIRHVMTHSAGVPIYRGPRVDLKRMDDSEYTREQLGALKPLYRPGLVHIYHGLTWGPLMREIVAAATGENIRDILATEILDPLGFRWTNYGVAPQDVPLVAPSHATGKPMPAAMEKVFGMAVGGSMQKIIPFSNSPQYLTSVLPSSNTVSTANELSRFAEILCRGGELDGVRVLAPETLKAAVAECRRLRPDVATGLVPLRWGTGYMLGSNRFGPFGRNAPAAFGHTGLSNIAVWADPQRQLAAGLISSGKPGAHREAKRYPALLDLIASEIPRVR, from the coding sequence ATCGCCGACGACGACGGCCGAATTCGCGTCCCGGCCGACCTCGACGCTGTGACCGCGATCGGCGATGAGGACCATTCCGACGTCGACGCCGCATCGATCGAGCGGATCTGGCAGGCCGCACGGTACTGGTATGCGGCCGGCATGCATCCAGCCATCCAACTCTGCCTGCGGCACAAGGGGAAAGTCGTACTCAACCGCGCCATCGGTCATGGCTGGGGCAATGCGCCGACCGACCCGCCAGACGCCGAAAAGGTCCTCGTCACAACGGATACGCCGTTCTGTGCATACTCAGCGGCCAAGGCGATCACGACGACCGTCGTGCACATGCTGGTGGAGCGCGGACAGTTCTCGCTCGATGACCGCGTCTGCGACTACCTGCCGACCTACACCAGCCACGGCAAGGACCGCACCACCATCCGGCATGTCATGACTCACAGCGCGGGTGTCCCCATCTACCGCGGACCGCGCGTCGATCTCAAACGCATGGACGACAGCGAGTACACCCGGGAACAGCTCGGTGCCCTGAAACCGTTGTATCGGCCCGGCCTCGTGCACATCTACCACGGGCTCACGTGGGGTCCGCTGATGCGTGAGATCGTCGCCGCGGCAACCGGTGAGAACATTCGCGACATTCTCGCCACCGAGATCCTCGACCCGCTGGGCTTCCGCTGGACCAATTACGGCGTTGCACCCCAAGATGTTCCACTGGTCGCTCCAAGTCACGCGACCGGCAAACCTATGCCCGCCGCTATGGAAAAGGTTTTCGGGATGGCTGTCGGCGGTTCGATGCAGAAGATCATCCCGTTCTCGAACTCCCCGCAATACCTCACCAGCGTGCTGCCGTCCTCAAACACCGTATCCACGGCCAACGAGCTGTCGCGGTTTGCCGAGATCCTCTGCCGCGGAGGTGAACTCGACGGTGTGCGTGTTCTCGCCCCGGAAACTCTCAAAGCCGCGGTCGCGGAATGCCGGCGGCTACGTCCCGACGTCGCGACCGGTCTTGTGCCGCTGCGCTGGGGCACCGGATACATGCTGGGCTCCAACAGGTTCGGCCCCTTCGGCCGCAACGCTCCTGCCGCGTTTGGTCACACCGGGCTGAGCAATATCGCGGTGTGGGCCGACCCGCAACGTCAGCTGGCTGCCGGTCTGATCAGCAGCGGCAAGCCCGGCGCGCATCGCGAGGCCAAGCGCTATCCGGCGCTGTTGGACCTGATCGCCTCCGAAATACCGCGTGTCCGCTGA
- a CDS encoding PPOX class F420-dependent oxidoreductase, translating to MTFDPRTLLAESRLGVLATIKSSGLPQLSPVTPFYDRDADTIYVSMTEGRAKTANLRRDPRAAIEVTSSDGWAWATAEGSVTLTGPGLDPNGPEVEALVDHYRSAAGEHPDWDEYRSVMVSDRRVLMTLTVERVYGEKLR from the coding sequence ATGACCTTTGACCCGCGCACGCTCCTCGCCGAAAGCCGGCTCGGGGTGCTGGCCACCATCAAATCCAGCGGGCTGCCGCAGCTGTCCCCGGTGACCCCGTTCTACGACCGCGACGCCGACACCATCTACGTGTCGATGACCGAGGGCCGAGCCAAGACGGCCAATCTGCGTCGCGACCCCCGCGCGGCGATCGAGGTCACCAGCTCCGACGGCTGGGCGTGGGCGACCGCCGAGGGCTCGGTGACCCTCACCGGACCGGGGCTGGACCCGAACGGTCCCGAAGTCGAGGCGCTGGTGGACCATTACCGCAGCGCCGCAGGCGAACATCCGGACTGGGACGAATACCGGTCGGTGATGGTGTCCGATCGCCGGGTGTTGATGACGCTGACCGTGGAGCGCGTATACGGCGAAAAGCTCCGCTGA
- a CDS encoding mycobacterial-type methylenetetrahydrofolate reductase, with translation MTLNTIALELVAPNQEAGAHGHERALEEAQKVLRCAAETGLEGRIRHVMIPGMIEEDDDRPIEMKPKMDVLDFWNEIRPELPGMNGLCTQVTAFLDKAALRQRLTQLSSAGFDGIAFVGVPRTMNDGEGSGVAPTDALSIYDDLVPNRGVILIPTREGEHGRFNFKCDQGATYGMTQLLYSDAIVGFLRNFAAETDHRPEILLSFGFVPKMETNVGLINWLIQDPGNAAVADEQEFVKRLAATEPADKRALMVDLYKRVIDGVGELGFPLSVHFEATYGVSVPAFSTFAEMLAYWSPDQP, from the coding sequence GTGACGCTCAACACCATCGCGCTCGAGCTCGTTGCGCCGAACCAAGAGGCCGGGGCGCATGGTCATGAGCGGGCGCTGGAGGAAGCGCAGAAGGTGCTGCGTTGCGCCGCGGAGACGGGCCTCGAGGGCCGGATCCGGCACGTGATGATCCCCGGCATGATCGAAGAGGACGACGACCGGCCGATCGAGATGAAGCCGAAGATGGACGTCCTGGACTTCTGGAACGAGATCCGGCCCGAGCTGCCCGGGATGAACGGCCTGTGCACCCAGGTGACGGCCTTCCTGGACAAAGCGGCGCTGCGGCAGCGGCTGACCCAGCTGAGCTCGGCGGGTTTCGACGGCATCGCGTTCGTCGGCGTACCGCGCACCATGAATGACGGTGAGGGTTCCGGCGTCGCACCGACTGATGCTCTGTCGATCTACGACGACCTGGTGCCAAACCGTGGCGTCATCCTGATCCCAACCCGCGAGGGCGAGCACGGCCGGTTCAACTTCAAATGCGACCAGGGCGCGACGTACGGCATGACCCAGCTGCTGTACTCCGATGCGATCGTCGGTTTTCTCCGCAATTTCGCCGCCGAGACCGATCATCGGCCGGAGATCCTGCTGTCGTTCGGCTTCGTGCCGAAGATGGAGACCAATGTCGGCCTCATCAACTGGCTGATCCAGGATCCCGGCAACGCCGCGGTCGCCGACGAGCAGGAGTTCGTCAAACGGCTCGCCGCCACCGAGCCCGCCGACAAGCGCGCGCTGATGGTCGACCTGTACAAGCGGGTGATCGACGGAGTCGGCGAGCTCGGCTTCCCGCTCAGCGTGCACTTCGAGGCGACCTACGGCGTCTCGGTGCCGGCGTTCTCGACCTTCGCCGAGATGCTGGCCTACTGGTCGCCCGACCAGCCCTGA